The DNA sequence GATGATAATAAACCTACTGTTGAAATAGGGCAGTAATAGGTGAGCAATGAGAGTTATTTCAGGAACTGCCGGAAGTTTAATATTGAAGACACCAAAGGGAGACTCTACAAGACCAACTACAGACAAGATTAAAGAAACTTTATTCAATATAATTTCAAATGAATTGTATGATGCCACTTTCCTGGATTTATTTGCAGGAAGTGGCGGAATAGGTATAGAGGCTTTAAGTAGGGGTGCAAAAGAAGCTTACTTTTGTGATATTGATAGAGAAGCTATAGAATGCATAAGACAAAATCTTATACATACTAAGTTGATAGATAGAGCTACGATTCTAAAGGGAAGCTATGAAGCAAATTTGGAAAAGCTGAAGAATCTTGGTAAAAGATTCGATATTGTTTTTATTGATCCACCATATCAAAAGGGCTTTGAGGATAAATGTCTGGAGATTTTGATAAATTCCACATTGATTGATGAGCATACATTAGTTATAATTGAAGAAGATTTTAAGACTGATACAACACATTTATCAAAGGATTGGTATATAGATAAGGTCAAAGAGTATAAGTCTAATAAACACATTTTTATACATAAGCGAGGGTGACTATGGCTAAAGCTATTTATCCGGGGAGTTTTGATCCTATTACTAACGGACACATTGATATTATTGAGAGATCTGCAAAAATGTTTGACAAGGTCATTGTGGGAGTTTTGATCAACTATACTAAAGATCCGCTTTTTACACCATCTGAGAGAGTAGATATGATAAGAGGGGTAATAGGACATTTACCAAATGTTGAGGTTTTAGAATTTGACGGACTATTGGTGGATTTTGCTAAAGAACAAAATTGTAATATTTTGGTCAGAGGGCTTAGAGTTATAACTGATTTTGAATATGAATTACAGTTAGCTCAGACAAATAAAATAATTGCACCTAATTTAGAGACTGTTTTTCTTAGTACAAACTTGAAGTATTCATATCTAAGTTCAAGTATTGTAAAAGAAATAGCGGTATATAATGGTGATATCAGTCATTTTGTAAGAGAAGAGATAAGAGAAAAGATTATGGAAAGACTGACTGAAAAAGGTTTGAGGAGAGACCATGAGTAGAATTGAACAGGTAATAACAGAGATAGAGGAGTTTGTAGATAATTGTAAAACTGCTACACTATCCAATTCTATAATAAAAGTAAATAAAGAAGAACTTAAGGCGTTATTGGACGAATTGAGGCAGGAAATACCTGAAGAAGTTGCGGCATCACAAAAGATAATCAGCAATCAAGAAGATATAATGATGGCAGCTAAAAACAAGGCAGAAAAGAATTTAATGGATGCTAAGCTTGAGGCTGACAGGATAAATGAAGAAGCAAAAAGAAGAGCTGATGCTATTATACTAAGTGCAAAAAAAGAGTCTGATGTCATAATGGCGGAGGCAAATAAGCTGAAATCTCAACTTGTAAATGAGAATCAAATCATGCAAACAGCATATGAAGAATCTGATAAGATAAAACAGTATGCAAGTATGGAAGCTAATAGAATTGTATATGAGGCAGTAAATGAGGCGAACAACATAAGAAAGTCGTCTATTGCTTATGCGGATGATCTGCTTCAAAGTATTAGGGAAATAATTTCAGGTACTATGCGTGACAGCCAAAATAAATTCAACCAGTATGTGAATTCATTGCAATCATATACAGATGAAATAGATAAAAACAGAAGGGAACTTGAAGTTAGTATTGTTCCGGTAAATCCAAACACAGGGGAATAATTTCGGGGCTGTTGCTTGCAACAAGCCCTTTTTTGCGTAATAACTAATTTAATATTGAGGTATATATGATACAGGAAAAGGATTTACCAATAGGCTATAAAACTGCTATGAAAGATCTTCTAAAGGAAGATTATGATGCATATATCCGGTCTTTAGATGAAAAGCCATATGTGGGTATAAGAACAAATTTGCTGAAATTGACTCCGGAGAGACTTAAAGAAATTTTGGATAGAGATTTTATAAGTATACCATGGGTGGAGGAAGGTTTTTATTTTGAAGAAGAAAAGGGTGTACTGACAACATCAACATTAAGCGAAGATGATAAGATAAAAAGTATTTCTAAGAATCCATACTATTTTGCAGGACTTTATTATATACAGGAACCTTCGGCTATGACACCTGCAATGATGGCAGGAATAAAACCTGGAGATAAGGTTTTAGATCTTTGTGCTGCACCGGGAGGAAAATCCACACAGGCGGCATCATACCTAAAGGGTGAAGGTCTATTAGTTTCAAATGATTTTTCTGCATCCAGAGTAAAGGCATTACAAAAAAATATTGAGGTAAGTGGAATTGACAATGTTCTTATAACCAATGAAGACCCTAAGAATTTATCCAAGATATATATTGAGTATTTTGATAAAATAATAGTAGATGCCCCATGCTCAGGTGAAGGAATGTTTAGAAGAGATAGTGCAGTTTTTAAGGCGTATCTTAGCAGAGGACCAAAATTTTTCACCGGATTACAGGTCAGTATACTAAATGAGGCTGCAAAAATGTTAAAACCCGGTGGTACACTTGTTTATTCTACATGCACTTATTCTAAGATAGAGGATGAAGGAAGTTTATTGGAATTTTTAGAAATCCATAAAGAATTTTATATAGATAAAATAAAAGCTGATTATGGATTTGAAGAGTCAAGAGATCTGCCTGGTACAATAAGACTTTTTCCACATAAGATAAAAGGTGAGGGGCATTTTGTTGCAAGACTGAAAAAAGAAAACAGGGTTGTAGAGGAAAATAAAGAAAAACCAAAAAAGAAAAAAAAATCACCAAAACTGGCAGAGGAATTGGTAGAGTTTCTAAGTAAAATAAAACGAGATTGGGATTATGAAAGAATCTTTATAAATAAGAACTACGCATATTACCTTCCAAAAGATGCATTGATTGATAAAAGTCTGCACTATATAAGAACAGGACTACTTCTAGGAGAAATCAAAAAGAATAGATTTGAGCCATTTCAGGCACTTGCAATGAATATAAAGTTTGAAGAATGGGACAATCCACTTAATCTGACTGCCACAGATGAAAGAGTAATCAGATATCTAAAAGGTGAAACTATAGAGGCTGATGATGAGTACAATGGTATCAGACTTGTATGTGTGGATGGCTTTTCGCTTGGCTTTGTAAAACAAAATAAAAGAAGTTGCAAAAATAAATATTATCAAGGCTGGAGATGGATGTAATGATTGTCAGAGTTG is a window from the Lachnoanaerobaculum umeaense genome containing:
- a CDS encoding RsmB/NOP family class I SAM-dependent RNA methyltransferase is translated as MIQEKDLPIGYKTAMKDLLKEDYDAYIRSLDEKPYVGIRTNLLKLTPERLKEILDRDFISIPWVEEGFYFEEEKGVLTTSTLSEDDKIKSISKNPYYFAGLYYIQEPSAMTPAMMAGIKPGDKVLDLCAAPGGKSTQAASYLKGEGLLVSNDFSASRVKALQKNIEVSGIDNVLITNEDPKNLSKIYIEYFDKIIVDAPCSGEGMFRRDSAVFKAYLSRGPKFFTGLQVSILNEAAKMLKPGGTLVYSTCTYSKIEDEGSLLEFLEIHKEFYIDKIKADYGFEESRDLPGTIRLFPHKIKGEGHFVARLKKENRVVEENKEKPKKKKKSPKLAEELVEFLSKIKRDWDYERIFINKNYAYYLPKDALIDKSLHYIRTGLLLGEIKKNRFEPFQALAMNIKFEEWDNPLNLTATDERVIRYLKGETIEADDEYNGIRLVCVDGFSLGFVKQNKRSCKNKYYQGWRWM
- the coaD gene encoding pantetheine-phosphate adenylyltransferase, with amino-acid sequence MAKAIYPGSFDPITNGHIDIIERSAKMFDKVIVGVLINYTKDPLFTPSERVDMIRGVIGHLPNVEVLEFDGLLVDFAKEQNCNILVRGLRVITDFEYELQLAQTNKIIAPNLETVFLSTNLKYSYLSSSIVKEIAVYNGDISHFVREEIREKIMERLTEKGLRRDHE
- the rsmD gene encoding 16S rRNA (guanine(966)-N(2))-methyltransferase RsmD, with amino-acid sequence MRVISGTAGSLILKTPKGDSTRPTTDKIKETLFNIISNELYDATFLDLFAGSGGIGIEALSRGAKEAYFCDIDREAIECIRQNLIHTKLIDRATILKGSYEANLEKLKNLGKRFDIVFIDPPYQKGFEDKCLEILINSTLIDEHTLVIIEEDFKTDTTHLSKDWYIDKVKEYKSNKHIFIHKRG